In Nevskiales bacterium, the genomic stretch CGCGGCGCTGGCCGTTGTCGAGCCGACCGGCTCGGGACTCGGCGGCGGCGGTTTCTGGCTGCTGCACCGCGCCGAGGACGGCTTGCAGGTGATGGTGGACGGACGCGAACGCGCGCCGCTGTCCGCGCGCCCGGACATGTACCTGGACCTCAACGGCGAGGTGGTGCCGGGCCTGTCCCAGGACGGGGCCCTGGCCGCCGGCATCCCGGGCGAGCCGGCGGCGCTGGCGCACATCGCGGAGCGCTACGGCCGGCTGCCGCTGGCGCGCAGCCTCGCGCCGGCCATCCGCTATGCCCGCGAGGGCTTTCCGGTGGACGAGAAACTGCAGCGTGCAATCGCGGGACGCCGCGCGGCGCTGGCGGCCTCGCCCGCGGCTGCGGCCGTGTTCCTGCCCGACGGCGTGCCGCCCCGTGTCGGTAGCCTGCTGGTGCAGGGTGAGCTGGCGCGCACGCTGTCGCGGCTGGCGGAAGAGGGTGCGGACGGCTTTTACCGCGGCGCTACCGCGGATGCGCTGGTGGACGGCGTGCGCGGCGCCGGTGGCATCTGGAGCAAGAAGGACCTGCGCAGCTATCGCGTCGTCGAGCGTACGCCGCTGGTGCTGGACTATCGCAACCTGCGCATCGTCACCGCGCCGCTGCCGTCCTCCGGCGGCATGGTCCTGGGCATCGCGCTGAACGTGCTCGCTGGCTACGACTGGGCGCGCCTGACGAGCGCGGACCGTCAGCATGTCACGGTCGAGGCCCTGCGCCGTGCCTTCCGCGATCGCGCCGAGCATATGGGCGATCCGGACTTCGTGCCGGCGCCCCTGCAGCTGCTGAGCCCGGGCTACGCCAGCGGCCTGCGCGCCGGCATCCGCCTGGACAAGGCCACGCCCAGCCGCAGCCTGACGGCGGCGATGCTGCGCGATGGCGAGGAAGGCGGCAACACCACCCACTTCTCGGTGCTCGATGCCGAAGGAAACCGGGTGGCGGCGACCCTGTCGATCAACCTGCCCCTCGGCTCCGGCTTCATGCCGCCGGGCACCGGCGTGCTGCTGAACAACGAGATGGACGACTTCGCCATCCGGCCGCAGACGCCCAACGCCTATGGCCTGGTCGGCGGCGTCGCGAACGCGGTGGCGCCGGGCAAGCGCATGCTGTCGAGCATGAGCCCGACCTTCGTCGAGACACCGGCGCGTGTGGCGATCCTGGGCACGCCGGGCGGCAGCCGCATCATCAGCATGGTACTGGGCGCGGTCCTGGCCTTCGCCGACGGTGCGGGTGCCGGCGCACTGGTCACGCAGCCGCGCCTGCATCATCAGTACCTGCCGGATGAGGTCGTCTACGAGGACGGCGCACTGAGCGAT encodes the following:
- the ggt gene encoding gamma-glutamyltransferase codes for the protein AALAVVEPTGSGLGGGGFWLLHRAEDGLQVMVDGRERAPLSARPDMYLDLNGEVVPGLSQDGALAAGIPGEPAALAHIAERYGRLPLARSLAPAIRYAREGFPVDEKLQRAIAGRRAALAASPAAAAVFLPDGVPPRVGSLLVQGELARTLSRLAEEGADGFYRGATADALVDGVRGAGGIWSKKDLRSYRVVERTPLVLDYRNLRIVTAPLPSSGGMVLGIALNVLAGYDWARLTSADRQHVTVEALRRAFRDRAEHMGDPDFVPAPLQLLSPGYASGLRAGIRLDKATPSRSLTAAMLRDGEEGGNTTHFSVLDAEGNRVAATLSINLPLGSGFMPPGTGVLLNNEMDDFAIRPQTPNAYGLVGGVANAVAPGKRMLSSMSPTFVETPARVAILGTPGGSRIISMVLGAVLAFADGAGAGALVTQPRLHHQYLPDEVVYEDGALSDTDQEALIQRGHRLRRSEPYGNMQAIVWERTRGRIEAASDPRGIGQAQTQVGQAAPPGAAVGR